In Paenibacillus hexagrammi, the following are encoded in one genomic region:
- a CDS encoding hemoblobin-interacting domain-containing protein yields MFRKKIAVIMACSMLAAQTAPMAFAAPSSESSVAGALSDMKGHWAEATVNDWVRQGVVSGYEDGSFQPDRQVTRAEFAVMIGHIFHFPVVQADNAFTDVDSNAWYAQDVAAAREYGYVSGYPGGLFKPDEPIKRQDAALMIGKAFHMQAAASAAGLGAFSDGSEVAAYAQTAVKTLTNSGYMNGYPDGTLRPSGAITRAEAVVMLSRAAGTMLGAGQAETGEEIKGNVIVNQPGADLRNVRIDGNLYLAAGVGEGDVHLDHVTVQGQTIVAGGGANSVHFDNSSLGKVLVHKKSGPVRVVASGSTSVSDLTVQGSANLEAKDVTGSGIEQVHIAGEEGSAQAGKVKLDGKFAQVQVDASGTDLEVSENSEIDSVTSTEQASNMKLTISGKIGSLELKGKTSLNVTDKAQVGSLQIASTAGGTTVSSKGKINEAKVDADNVQVNGEHTPKGQGFRVDQGGSVTRSSSSSSGGSSGSSGGSGGNGGGSGNGGNNGGGSGGGTGDDGGGTGGNGGDNNGGDNPGQTDPWTLVWHDEFDGSQVDRTKWTFDLTNGYDSGDGYVSGWGNNEKEYYTEENAAVQDGKLLITAKKEDRGGVPYTSSRLKTAGLYAKKYGKFEIRAKLPTGQGYWPAIWMLPEDRAYGVWASSGEIDIMEAWGSKPNKVAGTIHYGETWPNNSFTGKEYQFPEGSSIADWHTYSLEWEPGEIRWYVDGTLYSTQNEWYSKGLNQADDYTYPAPFDQKFHLLLNLAVGGFFDGDPGPDTQFPKSMEVDYVRVYDLTGRAYRQPVKPVYEKLPIPSEVRAPLEDGNLVYNNNFDIDQPNVDGIEGVANTDYWKFQADPAKQAAATVSIDALDNRNFAKTTISSGGSTADAIQLWQEAPAVKGHTYKVTFDAKTSASRTISAKVSGGSARGYSAYSRMKTYALTNQVQSFEDSFVMKADTDLAANVLFNLGSNNGSVWIGNVKMVEIDGLPNLEDAAKVPLNGSGNHVYNGTFDQGDASRMTYWHVLTSQGAEASAIVSEAQRNLQVSITEPGSGEANSVQVLQKGINLIHDQTYELSFDAAASAAERTMEAELLSKDGSVSYGKQSVTLDTTLSSKTVSFSMTQPTDPEAQLVFHLGGSSGTVTLDNVKLVRTSIYFDPNVVFYPLQNGSFDNGMTGWEAISDSGYATGAVNNGEMKLTVANQGSQPWGALLLQKGLVTTQGLDYVVRFDARASVNRKMEVIAETSSYRRFFDQTVDLTNQMKTYEFTFRMTENQPLDLKFLVGLIADTTAVGSAHDIFIDNVAFEVKGAPTKPPVLAADQADNKVGKSVELTFSDDAAWRSAIQSVLINGAEIPADSYTVQMGSIILNASLFTTPATYTIQIQADGYAAAQVSQAVLIADNASWVEVGSNLLQDGSFTDSTEFGVGETSSPVWKTHNQGIYEPGKGQADFALANGQVQATVMSAGGEWWEIQLYQMGVPIHEAGTYKIAFDMNSDRARPVYADLGGQRETFDVSSGLHTYERVIDVAETGDKKFMFGLGKDAADPAVSVPYGITIDNVKVVKVVAGDNGGGGSDPVPVPEKQWVEVGDSVVQDGTFAASTQFGDGETSAPVWKVHNQGVYETGKGQADFTLNNGQVQATVTSAGGAWWEIQLYQMNVPVETGTYKLSMDVKSTQPRNVYVELQDVANKEVIAVDSTMKTYERILDVTVPGSKKLLIGLGEEAGDAEVTLPYDVTIDNVRLVKVVEAAGAAPTLHANTNGNYVGQPFDLTFTDSEAWRNAITSLSINGATVAESVYYNVYGGRIAMNPAGFPSPGTYTISVNAAGYPDAAVDQVIQALPLTDTLYLTGGAQGISGLSRFAGSAESSDIIVSAEGGTYLTVNNPVTYMFDGITAPYAGGSAVTTYALDLDTVSATAGTGVLALISYDFDGDGTWDRTEQSPLYALNPVANEWERFTQADRGSVTATGDYQDFHNGCIKLELWNQIGNGDTQVKVNAPVGQGSKIVIPYQF; encoded by the coding sequence GTGTTTCGAAAAAAAATAGCCGTTATCATGGCATGCTCGATGCTGGCAGCGCAAACTGCACCAATGGCGTTCGCAGCGCCGTCTTCAGAATCTTCTGTCGCTGGCGCCTTATCGGATATGAAAGGTCATTGGGCGGAAGCCACTGTTAATGATTGGGTTCGGCAAGGAGTTGTAAGCGGTTACGAGGATGGGAGCTTTCAGCCGGATCGTCAGGTAACCCGCGCAGAGTTTGCTGTGATGATCGGTCATATCTTCCATTTTCCTGTGGTACAAGCAGATAACGCCTTCACGGATGTGGATTCAAATGCCTGGTATGCGCAGGATGTAGCTGCAGCCCGGGAATATGGCTATGTTTCCGGTTATCCGGGAGGATTGTTTAAGCCCGATGAGCCTATCAAGCGGCAGGATGCTGCGCTCATGATCGGTAAGGCTTTTCACATGCAGGCTGCTGCTTCTGCTGCAGGTCTCGGTGCTTTTTCAGACGGGTCGGAGGTAGCTGCTTACGCGCAAACCGCCGTCAAGACGCTGACAAACTCGGGATATATGAATGGTTATCCGGACGGCACGCTTCGCCCATCGGGGGCGATCACGAGAGCCGAGGCGGTAGTGATGCTTTCGCGCGCAGCGGGAACGATGCTGGGAGCAGGGCAGGCTGAAACCGGCGAGGAGATAAAAGGCAATGTGATCGTAAATCAGCCTGGCGCTGATTTGCGCAATGTCCGTATTGACGGGAATCTGTATCTGGCTGCCGGCGTCGGCGAAGGTGATGTGCATTTGGATCATGTCACTGTTCAGGGGCAAACGATTGTGGCTGGGGGCGGAGCCAACAGTGTTCATTTTGACAACTCGTCGCTTGGAAAAGTGCTCGTACATAAGAAAAGCGGACCGGTACGTGTTGTGGCATCCGGCTCAACCTCTGTAAGCGATTTGACCGTACAGGGCAGTGCCAATCTGGAGGCTAAGGATGTAACGGGAAGCGGCATCGAGCAGGTGCATATTGCAGGTGAAGAGGGCAGTGCGCAAGCGGGCAAAGTGAAGCTCGACGGTAAATTTGCCCAGGTACAGGTCGATGCATCCGGCACGGATCTAGAGGTATCGGAGAACAGCGAGATAGATTCCGTGACTTCAACGGAACAAGCATCTAATATGAAGCTCACGATCTCAGGCAAAATAGGCAGTCTGGAGCTCAAGGGCAAGACATCACTGAACGTGACAGACAAAGCACAGGTAGGCAGTCTGCAAATTGCTTCAACTGCTGGAGGAACGACCGTTTCCTCTAAAGGAAAGATCAATGAAGCGAAGGTAGACGCCGATAACGTGCAGGTCAATGGTGAGCACACGCCGAAGGGACAAGGCTTTAGAGTGGATCAAGGCGGTTCGGTAACACGCAGCTCGAGTAGTTCCTCAGGTGGTTCCTCTGGAAGCAGCGGCGGGTCAGGCGGCAACGGGGGAGGCTCCGGAAATGGCGGAAATAATGGCGGCGGTTCCGGTGGCGGAACTGGAGACGATGGTGGTGGAACTGGCGGCAATGGAGGCGACAATAACGGTGGAGATAACCCGGGCCAGACTGATCCATGGACGCTGGTGTGGCACGATGAGTTTGACGGCTCCCAGGTCGACCGCACCAAATGGACCTTCGACCTGACGAACGGTTACGACAGCGGTGACGGTTACGTATCCGGCTGGGGAAACAACGAGAAAGAATACTATACGGAAGAGAACGCGGCCGTACAGGATGGCAAGCTGCTCATCACAGCGAAGAAAGAAGATCGTGGCGGCGTACCGTACACCTCTTCCCGTTTGAAGACAGCGGGCTTGTACGCCAAGAAATACGGCAAGTTCGAAATCAGAGCGAAGCTGCCTACGGGGCAGGGCTATTGGCCAGCCATTTGGATGCTGCCGGAGGACAGAGCCTACGGTGTCTGGGCATCATCGGGCGAAATCGATATTATGGAGGCTTGGGGCAGCAAGCCGAACAAAGTGGCCGGAACGATCCATTATGGAGAGACATGGCCGAACAACTCCTTTACGGGAAAAGAATATCAATTCCCAGAGGGCTCGAGCATTGCAGATTGGCATACATACAGCCTGGAATGGGAGCCCGGCGAAATCCGTTGGTACGTCGACGGTACCTTATACTCCACGCAAAACGAATGGTACAGCAAAGGCTTGAACCAAGCGGACGATTACACCTATCCAGCTCCATTTGACCAAAAGTTTCACCTGCTGCTCAATCTGGCGGTCGGCGGCTTCTTTGATGGTGACCCCGGTCCAGATACACAGTTCCCAAAATCGATGGAAGTCGATTATGTCCGCGTGTATGACTTGACGGGCAGAGCGTATCGTCAGCCTGTGAAGCCTGTTTACGAGAAGTTGCCGATTCCGTCAGAAGTAAGAGCTCCGTTGGAAGACGGGAATCTAGTCTATAACAACAACTTCGATATCGATCAGCCAAATGTAGACGGAATCGAAGGCGTAGCGAATACGGACTACTGGAAATTCCAAGCGGATCCTGCCAAGCAGGCGGCGGCGACTGTATCGATAGACGCTCTGGATAACCGCAATTTTGCCAAGACGACGATTTCAAGCGGCGGTTCGACGGCGGATGCAATTCAGCTATGGCAGGAAGCTCCGGCTGTGAAAGGACACACGTATAAAGTTACATTTGATGCCAAAACATCTGCTTCGCGCACCATATCAGCCAAAGTGTCAGGCGGATCAGCGCGTGGATATTCCGCTTACTCGAGAATGAAGACTTATGCGCTCACCAATCAGGTGCAGAGCTTTGAAGATTCATTCGTGATGAAAGCCGATACGGACCTTGCGGCTAACGTACTGTTTAATTTGGGAAGCAATAATGGAAGCGTTTGGATCGGTAATGTGAAAATGGTTGAAATCGACGGACTGCCGAATCTCGAGGACGCTGCCAAGGTGCCGCTCAACGGCTCCGGCAACCACGTGTACAATGGAACCTTTGACCAAGGGGATGCTAGCCGCATGACGTATTGGCATGTGCTTACTTCCCAGGGCGCAGAAGCGAGCGCAATTGTAAGCGAAGCTCAGCGTAACCTTCAGGTGTCCATTACAGAGCCGGGAAGTGGGGAAGCGAATTCGGTACAGGTGCTGCAAAAAGGAATCAATCTGATTCACGATCAGACCTATGAGCTTAGCTTCGACGCAGCGGCCTCCGCAGCCGAAAGAACGATGGAAGCAGAGCTTCTCAGCAAAGACGGATCGGTTTCGTACGGTAAACAATCCGTGACACTGGATACAACCTTGTCCTCCAAAACAGTATCGTTCAGCATGACACAGCCGACAGACCCGGAAGCGCAGCTTGTGTTCCATCTTGGCGGTTCGTCCGGTACAGTTACGCTTGATAATGTAAAGCTGGTTCGCACAAGTATTTATTTTGATCCGAATGTTGTGTTCTATCCGCTGCAAAACGGCAGCTTTGATAACGGTATGACCGGCTGGGAAGCGATCAGCGACAGCGGCTATGCAACAGGAGCGGTCAATAATGGCGAGATGAAGCTGACGGTTGCGAATCAAGGCTCACAGCCATGGGGCGCTCTGCTGCTTCAAAAAGGTCTTGTCACAACGCAGGGACTGGATTATGTGGTGAGATTCGACGCTCGTGCTTCCGTGAATCGGAAGATGGAGGTCATTGCGGAGACTTCCTCTTATCGAAGATTTTTTGACCAAACGGTCGATCTGACGAACCAAATGAAAACGTACGAGTTTACGTTCCGCATGACGGAGAATCAACCGCTGGATTTGAAATTTCTGGTGGGGCTCATTGCAGATACGACAGCTGTAGGCTCGGCTCATGATATTTTTATCGATAATGTTGCTTTCGAAGTGAAGGGAGCTCCAACGAAGCCGCCGGTGCTTGCCGCCGACCAAGCAGATAACAAGGTTGGCAAATCGGTCGAGCTTACGTTCAGTGATGATGCCGCTTGGCGGTCAGCGATTCAATCTGTCCTCATCAATGGCGCGGAGATTCCAGCAGATAGCTATACGGTGCAGATGGGCTCGATCATCCTGAACGCAAGTCTATTTACGACCCCGGCTACTTACACGATTCAAATTCAAGCTGATGGATATGCGGCGGCGCAGGTGTCGCAAGCCGTTCTAATCGCAGATAACGCTTCCTGGGTAGAAGTCGGCTCCAATTTACTACAGGATGGCAGCTTCACCGACAGTACGGAGTTTGGCGTGGGTGAGACGTCGTCACCTGTGTGGAAGACGCACAATCAGGGCATCTACGAGCCGGGCAAAGGGCAAGCTGATTTTGCTCTAGCCAATGGTCAGGTTCAAGCTACAGTTATGAGTGCAGGCGGAGAATGGTGGGAGATTCAGCTTTACCAAATGGGCGTTCCGATCCACGAAGCAGGCACCTACAAAATTGCCTTTGATATGAACTCGGACCGAGCCCGTCCTGTTTACGCAGACTTGGGCGGCCAGCGTGAAACCTTCGATGTGAGCAGCGGCTTGCATACGTACGAGCGTGTGATTGATGTGGCGGAAACAGGGGATAAGAAATTTATGTTTGGCCTTGGAAAAGATGCCGCCGACCCGGCAGTATCGGTTCCGTACGGCATCACGATTGACAATGTCAAGGTCGTGAAGGTCGTAGCGGGTGACAATGGTGGCGGGGGTAGCGATCCTGTTCCAGTTCCAGAAAAGCAGTGGGTGGAAGTGGGCGACAGTGTCGTGCAAGACGGCACATTCGCAGCCAGCACGCAGTTCGGTGACGGAGAAACGTCCGCTCCGGTATGGAAGGTGCACAATCAAGGCGTGTATGAGACAGGCAAGGGGCAGGCTGATTTTACACTGAACAATGGTCAAGTACAGGCGACTGTAACGAGTGCAGGCGGTGCATGGTGGGAAATTCAGCTGTATCAAATGAATGTCCCCGTCGAGACTGGTACTTACAAGCTTTCCATGGATGTGAAATCAACACAGCCACGCAACGTCTATGTAGAGCTTCAGGATGTAGCGAACAAAGAAGTCATTGCTGTAGACAGCACCATGAAAACGTACGAGCGTATCCTGGATGTAACCGTGCCCGGCAGCAAAAAACTGCTCATCGGGCTGGGAGAAGAAGCGGGAGATGCGGAAGTAACACTACCGTACGATGTGACCATCGATAATGTTCGTTTGGTCAAGGTGGTGGAGGCGGCAGGAGCAGCTCCGACTTTACATGCCAACACAAATGGCAACTACGTCGGTCAGCCTTTTGATCTTACCTTTACAGATAGTGAAGCTTGGAGAAATGCCATTACTTCCTTGTCCATTAACGGTGCGACCGTAGCAGAAAGCGTATATTACAACGTATACGGTGGGCGGATTGCGATGAATCCGGCGGGCTTTCCGTCACCGGGAACCTATACGATCTCCGTGAATGCGGCAGGGTATCCTGATGCGGCTGTCGATCAAGTCATCCAAGCACTTCCTCTCACAGATACGCTCTACTTGACTGGGGGGGCGCAAGGAATCTCCGGTTTGTCCAGATTCGCCGGTTCCGCAGAAAGCAGTGACATCATTGTCTCTGCTGAAGGCGGGACGTACCTCACGGTGAACAATCCGGTTACGTACATGTTTGATGGAATTACCGCTCCATATGCCGGAGGCAGTGCGGTGACGACCTACGCATTGGATCTGGATACCGTATCCGCTACGGCGGGTACGGGCGTCCTCGCCCTGATCTCTTACGATTTTGACGGCGACGGCACTTGGGATCGGACGGAGCAGTCTCCGCTCTACGCGCTGAA
- a CDS encoding ABC transporter ATP-binding protein, which yields MMNVVDLRPYEEAAESKITAVDVSKVYSTKKSQFTALNRVSFHVNAHEFVSFVGPSGCGKSSLLRIIAGLESMTSGSMSISGHEIDGPGADRGMVFQSYTLFPWLTVRENIEFGLTLKGVPLFEKRAVADHFMELVGLHKFARSLPKELSGGMKQRVAIARALANNPEVLLMDEPFGALDPQTKNAMQELLLRIWEKEKTTVVFITHDIEEAIFLSQRVYVMQAHPGMIRKEIVVPRGLRSIDGVKDSEPFIKLKKEIISLIGDHHE from the coding sequence ATGATGAATGTCGTGGATCTCAGACCGTATGAAGAAGCTGCAGAAAGTAAAATAACGGCTGTTGATGTCAGTAAAGTGTACAGCACCAAAAAGTCTCAGTTTACCGCGCTGAATCGGGTCTCTTTTCATGTGAATGCCCACGAGTTTGTCAGCTTCGTCGGTCCTTCCGGCTGCGGCAAGTCTTCGCTGCTGCGTATCATTGCGGGTCTCGAAAGTATGACGAGCGGCTCCATGAGCATCTCTGGTCATGAAATCGACGGACCCGGCGCGGACCGCGGAATGGTGTTTCAATCCTATACCTTATTTCCGTGGCTGACTGTGCGGGAAAATATTGAATTCGGCCTGACGCTGAAGGGTGTGCCCCTTTTTGAAAAGAGGGCTGTAGCGGATCACTTCATGGAGCTGGTCGGCTTGCACAAGTTTGCGAGGTCACTGCCGAAGGAGCTTTCAGGAGGGATGAAGCAGCGGGTCGCGATCGCCAGAGCGCTGGCTAACAATCCAGAGGTGCTGCTCATGGATGAACCGTTCGGGGCACTGGATCCGCAGACGAAGAATGCGATGCAGGAGCTGCTCCTGCGTATCTGGGAGAAAGAGAAGACGACCGTCGTCTTCATCACGCACGATATCGAAGAAGCGATCTTCCTGTCCCAGCGCGTCTACGTCATGCAGGCTCATCCTGGTATGATCCGCAAGGAAATCGTTGTGCCTCGTGGTCTGCGCAGCATAGATGGGGTGAAGGATTCCGAGCCTTTTATTAAGCTGAAAAAGGAGATTATTTCTTTGATTGGGGATCATCATGAATGA
- a CDS encoding ABC transporter permease — protein MHTNAITKKRRSSLFAIRGEISRKSYMSGILLVIVLFIILWSVLSYGELVNRTFLPAPGQVIKQFFIQVQTAVFWHHVGISMYRVGMGFLLACMLGIPLGILAGTFRFAESLIVPAAEFIRYMPATAFIPLIMVWAGIGEGAKILVIFIGCFFQLLLMVADNTRAVSNDLLQTSYTLGAGRWQAIEKVLIPALLPDLMNTMRLIIGWAWTYLVVAELVAASSGLGFSIMKAQRFLNTDIIFVGIIAIGILGLLTDRTFAYCHRRFFPWLEGGR, from the coding sequence ATGCATACAAATGCGATAACCAAAAAGCGAAGATCCTCCTTGTTCGCGATACGCGGAGAGATCAGTCGCAAATCCTATATGTCAGGGATTTTGCTCGTCATTGTGCTATTCATCATCCTGTGGAGCGTGCTGAGCTATGGGGAGCTTGTAAACAGAACATTCCTGCCCGCGCCGGGTCAGGTCATCAAACAGTTCTTCATTCAAGTGCAAACTGCCGTGTTCTGGCATCATGTCGGCATCAGTATGTATCGCGTAGGTATGGGGTTCCTGCTTGCCTGCATGCTCGGAATTCCGCTTGGCATTTTAGCGGGAACGTTTCGTTTCGCGGAATCGCTCATCGTGCCTGCGGCTGAATTTATCCGCTATATGCCCGCTACAGCTTTCATACCGCTGATTATGGTGTGGGCAGGGATTGGCGAAGGGGCTAAAATCCTGGTGATCTTCATCGGCTGCTTCTTCCAGCTGCTGCTCATGGTCGCTGACAATACGCGGGCGGTATCCAATGATTTGCTGCAAACCTCTTACACACTGGGAGCCGGCCGCTGGCAGGCTATTGAGAAGGTGCTCATTCCTGCCCTGCTGCCGGACCTGATGAATACAATGAGGCTTATCATTGGTTGGGCCTGGACATATTTGGTCGTGGCGGAGCTGGTTGCGGCGAGCAGCGGACTCGGATTTTCGATTATGAAGGCGCAGCGCTTTTTGAATACGGATATTATTTTCGTAGGTATTATAGCCATCGGCATTCTGGGGCTGTTAACGGACCGTACGTTTGCTTACTGTCACCGGAGATTTTTCCCGTGGCTGGAAGGAGGGAGATAG
- a CDS encoding ABC transporter substrate-binding protein codes for MKKSWVSLMLALVLMGSVLSGCGGSKEAATTAKAGGQEPIKIALSPWPGWFVWYLVKEKGFFEKNGVNAELVWFPVYSDSLSALASGKVDANSQTLSDTLAPASKGIGLKGVLVNDNSNGGDGVVVKPEIQSLQDLKGKKVATELGTVDHLLMLTSLEKAGLAEKDVAYTNMTVNDAGPAFISGNLDAAVLWEPFLSKALASGKGKLLFSSADTPGLIPDLLVFREEVTKNRPEDVKKIINAWFDALDYWKANPEESLQIMAKAAETPLDEYKAGVNSVKIFQIEDNLKAFQKGDSYTSLAFTSKKTAEFLKGLDMLSSIPDADSFLDGHFVEEVAKERHQ; via the coding sequence ATGAAGAAAAGTTGGGTAAGTTTGATGCTGGCGCTGGTTTTGATGGGTTCCGTATTAAGCGGATGCGGGGGTAGTAAAGAAGCTGCAACGACGGCCAAGGCCGGAGGGCAAGAGCCGATCAAAATTGCGTTAAGTCCTTGGCCGGGCTGGTTCGTCTGGTATTTGGTGAAGGAGAAGGGCTTCTTTGAGAAAAACGGTGTCAACGCTGAGCTTGTCTGGTTTCCGGTCTACAGTGATTCGCTATCGGCACTGGCTTCCGGTAAAGTGGATGCAAACAGTCAGACGCTGAGCGATACACTGGCACCGGCCAGCAAGGGCATTGGCCTGAAAGGCGTTCTGGTGAACGACAACTCCAATGGGGGCGATGGTGTAGTCGTCAAGCCTGAGATTCAATCCCTGCAGGATTTGAAAGGGAAAAAGGTGGCAACAGAGCTGGGTACGGTGGATCACCTGCTCATGTTGACTTCCTTGGAGAAGGCGGGCTTGGCCGAGAAAGACGTCGCATATACGAATATGACGGTCAATGATGCCGGTCCGGCATTTATTTCGGGGAATTTGGATGCGGCTGTGCTGTGGGAGCCGTTCCTGAGTAAGGCGCTAGCTTCGGGCAAAGGAAAGCTGCTGTTCTCCTCCGCGGATACTCCAGGGCTCATTCCAGATCTTCTCGTGTTCCGTGAGGAAGTAACGAAGAATCGTCCGGAAGATGTAAAGAAAATTATTAACGCATGGTTCGATGCGCTGGACTACTGGAAGGCCAATCCGGAAGAGTCGCTGCAGATCATGGCGAAAGCCGCGGAAACACCGCTTGACGAATACAAGGCCGGCGTGAACAGTGTGAAGATTTTTCAAATCGAGGATAACCTGAAGGCCTTCCAGAAAGGCGATTCCTATACTTCCCTGGCCTTCACATCCAAGAAAACGGCTGAATTCCTGAAGGGACTAGACATGCTTTCCTCCATACCGGATGCAGATTCATTCCTGGATGGACACTTTGTTGAGGAAGTAGCCAAAGAACGTCATCAGTAA
- a CDS encoding YheC/YheD family protein, with the protein MLIGVYSSHQPSAVLPKERLDALLDEASKQGVELIFFDDAGIELTSGSIRGRKRVSAHWSEEGNYPLPKSVIAINPLPVSQQSEQARKLAQLVPFSSHVINGKYDMYQKMLKSTDLASLIMPTHVITGMDTVLHFLREYPHAIIKPDLGRQGHSIVGIKSVSEGSYTWQERAEVTSCSTKELEQRLIHLLAQGVMLIQPYQHIRTKKDEPFDFRVHVQRDGEGLWRVTHVYPRIGAPGSLISNLSGGGRTVPLDVFFQEEYPEQHPFLGLYLKQLGLNIAEHLDSFYPFDLDELGIDLVIDRSRRTWFYEANTSPQTRFHERERAAHTIAYALYLARQSSSLQLQNNYSSNKSESTEKYVIGMLAPVHLEQSFAEACNAVAKLYNAEFYYFHPKNVKMEQQMIIGRVFEDGVWVKKPCPLPDVVYDRFKRRGIIEYEVLYDSLSDIPFTHELEGGSLSKERVYDWLSQHPLLADTVIPYMSVEDAPFMLEFTDKHGKIVIKPAVGSHGKSIIIIQKREQDYELFDQQFLHYLSRIEFEAFLQMFCNQGYVAQRHVDSSSSEGFPFHLRTHMMRDGDGNWAVVFIQPFISLSSARQVTNHQGTLRLASKWEWFLSSQYGEALHMEMDRKLKAYALKAADYLSECLGKQCHEIALDIGVDSDRSLWLFEANFNQIGNTFHGFEAARFAIPFALHLAKNKKNRANAAALPEEIFNS; encoded by the coding sequence ATGTTAATTGGCGTATACAGCTCCCATCAACCTTCAGCGGTTCTTCCGAAAGAGCGCTTGGACGCGCTTCTTGACGAAGCCTCTAAGCAAGGGGTTGAGTTGATTTTTTTTGACGATGCAGGTATCGAATTGACATCCGGAAGCATCCGGGGACGCAAGCGAGTTTCCGCTCATTGGTCGGAGGAAGGGAACTACCCGCTCCCCAAGTCCGTAATAGCTATCAACCCGCTTCCAGTAAGCCAACAATCCGAACAGGCGAGGAAGCTTGCACAGCTCGTCCCGTTCAGTTCGCATGTCATTAACGGCAAGTACGATATGTATCAAAAAATGCTGAAATCAACAGATTTAGCTAGCCTCATTATGCCAACCCATGTGATAACCGGAATGGATACCGTGCTGCATTTCCTTCGCGAATATCCGCATGCGATTATCAAACCCGATCTAGGGAGACAAGGTCATTCCATCGTTGGCATCAAGTCGGTAAGTGAAGGCAGCTACACGTGGCAGGAGCGTGCGGAAGTCACCTCATGCAGCACCAAGGAACTGGAGCAGCGGCTTATTCATCTGCTTGCCCAGGGCGTCATGCTTATTCAGCCGTATCAGCATATCCGCACCAAGAAGGACGAACCCTTCGACTTTCGGGTTCATGTGCAAAGGGACGGCGAAGGATTGTGGCGGGTTACCCATGTCTATCCCAGGATCGGTGCGCCAGGGTCGTTAATCAGTAATCTGAGCGGCGGCGGCCGAACCGTGCCGTTGGACGTCTTTTTTCAAGAAGAATATCCAGAGCAGCACCCATTCTTAGGACTTTATTTGAAGCAGCTCGGACTCAACATTGCGGAGCATCTGGACAGCTTTTATCCATTTGATCTTGATGAGCTAGGCATCGATCTTGTTATTGACCGGTCGCGCCGCACCTGGTTCTATGAAGCGAATACATCGCCGCAGACCCGGTTCCACGAACGGGAACGAGCTGCACATACGATTGCCTATGCGTTGTATTTGGCGCGGCAAAGCAGCAGTCTGCAGCTCCAAAACAACTACAGCTCCAACAAAAGCGAATCTACCGAGAAGTACGTCATCGGCATGCTGGCTCCCGTTCATCTGGAACAGAGCTTCGCAGAGGCTTGCAACGCAGTAGCCAAGCTGTACAATGCCGAGTTCTACTATTTTCATCCTAAGAATGTCAAAATGGAGCAACAGATGATTATCGGGCGTGTATTCGAAGATGGGGTGTGGGTCAAGAAGCCTTGCCCGCTTCCCGATGTGGTCTATGATCGATTTAAACGTAGAGGCATCATCGAATATGAAGTACTCTACGACTCACTGTCAGACATCCCCTTCACTCACGAGCTGGAGGGCGGCTCCCTGAGCAAGGAGAGGGTCTATGATTGGCTGAGCCAACACCCGCTTTTGGCCGATACGGTTATCCCTTACATGTCTGTTGAGGATGCCCCATTCATGTTGGAATTCACCGACAAACACGGCAAGATTGTTATCAAACCTGCTGTCGGCTCCCATGGCAAGAGCATTATCATCATTCAAAAAAGAGAGCAGGATTACGAGCTGTTCGACCAGCAGTTTCTGCATTATTTGAGTCGGATCGAATTCGAAGCCTTCCTGCAAATGTTCTGCAATCAAGGATACGTAGCTCAGCGCCATGTCGATAGTTCTTCTAGCGAAGGCTTTCCCTTCCATCTGCGGACTCACATGATGAGAGACGGCGACGGGAATTGGGCTGTAGTATTCATCCAGCCTTTCATCTCCCTGTCTTCGGCCAGACAGGTGACGAACCATCAAGGCACGCTCCGTCTTGCTTCTAAGTGGGAATGGTTCCTGTCCAGCCAATATGGCGAAGCCTTGCATATGGAGATGGATCGCAAACTCAAAGCCTATGCCCTCAAAGCTGCTGACTACCTATCCGAGTGCCTGGGTAAACAATGTCATGAAATCGCGTTAGACATTGGTGTAGACAGCGATCGTTCCTTGTGGCTCTTTGAGGCCAATTTCAATCAAATCGGCAATACATTTCACGGTTTTGAAGCCGCCAGG